The genomic window aacttgctcaatccaatcttaagatgctctttcttcaacttgagcttcttgttttcttccttgagagcatcattgtttttctcttccttaagcttcttgttctcatctttgagcttctcattctcaaggatcaaaccatcatcatgaacaatagtttctagcacaatagacttggtggttttgagttctttaagatctttcttgagcttttcgttgtcattcttgagcttgacaaactcatcataatcatcgacttcaaccacttgcttgcccttgctactagaactttgctcaatgctctcaataatcaagtcatcatatgatgtagctatatcaatcttaacaacatcattagtagcatcatgtggctcattggataagaattcttgagcaataacaagattatcatgattaaccttaagagtagtatattcttctcttagcttgttgtggctagtgatgagctcattatgtgtcctctcaagtttatcatgtttttctttaagctctttcttagaagatttgagctctttgagtttggatgatatagcatcatttgcttctttaagctcaacactagccttttcctctatatcacatttggctaaaagagagtcatttttagcttctagcttttcatttttagctctagtttttataatgatcttagtgtattgttttagcaatctagcaagatcatcataagaaggtgattcatattcattatcatcactatcgctatcatcatcactagcatgctcatcatcactactatcatcattgttagataccttgTGGTCACCCTTGgctataaggcataggtgtgtagaggatgatggcggtggtggcgatgaagatgatgaagagttgataacaattgcggccaccttctcgttgtcactatcatcatccgatgaggcactagatgaattaatgtctgtgagccaatcaccgacaatgtatgcctttccactcttcttcttcttgtggaagtctctcttcttgccatctctcttcttgtatggcttgttattcttcttctcttcttcttcttcattacttgagtcatctttcttacccttgtatttattcttgaacttgtctttgttgggcttagtgcattggtgtgctagatgaccaagttctccacaattgaagcaatccatcttgaagattggcttccttctagagctagtgaagaacttcttcttgccatcaaacttgatgtcactcttgttgagcttctttagcatcttggcggtcttcttcaccatgagagcaagactttcatcatcaacttcatcatcacttgagctttcatactcaagtcttgctttacccttctcttggctagctttgaatgctaagtccttatctttcttcttggtagaggatgagccatcttgtggcgtgatgtgcatgtacatctcatgagcattgatctttcccaagatttgtgtcggtgtagcagtggaaagatcaccttgatgaaacacggtcacaatatgcccatatttatcaatgggaaggacactcaaaatctttcttacaacatcggatggttgcatttgagtgagtccaagcccattgacttcctctacaagaacattcaaacatgaatatatctcattagcatattctttaggaagcattttaaaagagttgagctttttcatgacaagatgatagtgttcctcatgctcacttttagttccctcatggagcgcacaaacgtccgaccatagtgcatgggcgtctttgtggttcctcacccgattgaacacatctttgcaaaggcctctaaagatggtgttttgagcctttgcattccacttctcgtagttcacctcatcgccttgtaggtcaGTAGCAtcttgaggttttgggaagccatgtgaggtggctctaagaatatcaacatctagagcttctagatacgcctccatgcgaattttctaataaggaaaatcatctccctcaaagataggagaaggtccatccccgtgagacatcttgctcaaggcggttaagcctaaatacgtgagcacgaggctctgataccaattgaaaggatcaagatgcctaagaggggggtgaattgggctaattctaaatttctttgcaataattaaatcctatggttagcccaattaaccccttatgcctagaaagtgtatctaattgttctaccgcacaaaagacttgcaacctaagttccaatcctactctagcatggcaattctatgaatgtaaagacaagaatcgaattgctcaaagtaaatactcaaagtaaatagagaaggaggaatgcagcgatgttttgccgaggtatcggagagtcaccactcccactagtcctcgttcgagcacctctctacgggttgattcttcgatactccgtcgtggtgaatcacccacaaacgctcacaacttgagttgggtcatccacaagctctctagatgatcaccaagctctcaatcaccaccaagccgtctaggtgatggcaatcatcaagagtaacaagaatgaactctcacttgaccatgacaagcctaatgagaagggtggatgcacactttgctactcttgatctcactaatgagggctctctttgggattctcaaatctcaatgacctcacttggaccttgctcttcttggcactcttcaaggtgtttctcagctgttagaatgagcaaaagtacccccacacacgagtgaaggttgtatttataacatcggctgaaaaacaaaccgttatgtgcctctacggggtgaccggatgctccggtcagtatacctcgaactccagtggttaagtgttgatcggatgctggccagtgtctggtcagcactgatcagacacgttcggtcacgTTTTCccttcactagaaccttactgatgtcgaccgaacACTGGAACCCTAGTgaccggtcacttgctgagcagcgtctggtcagtagccggaacctgatcagtgtctggtcagcattgaccggacgcgtccgatcaggattctccctctctcagaccttactggagtcgaccggacattaGCCCTCAGCGCCCGGTGACTTAACCTCATAGCGTttggtcacttccagacgctttcaccttggtcaaatgaactgaccgaaccctgagccagcgtccggtcacactagagccagcgtccggtcagtatttgaccctccattcacttccaactctcgatcatatgtgaatgaagtttgctccattagatcaaagggctgttaaggagctacctagtgctagatttagcaagtatgcaccacacctaactcactagactcacctaggtcaagctacgcattcataccccccttaatagtacggtcaaaggaaaaacaaagtcctaaactactctaagtgtctctccaactccaatcgacacttagaactagtccatccttaaccttgtcatccatcctttgaaaaccgaaacgatttccatcgtaggagaatgaccaccttgattgcccaatcgatcaccattactgtgacctaacttaattgtctctgcaaaacacacattagtcacagtaatcacatattgtcattaatcaccgaaacccaactaggggcctagatgcttttatgCTTGATGCCGATTATTGAGGACGCTGTGAGCATCATGGTTCGGTCTGAGCCGTTTGTGCACAGGTGGTCGGTGTAGAGCGGGCGTCAGGTTAGGCCACGATGCAGCAACGGCCTCCTGTTCCATGCCCAGCGattgtagtggtgagcggatggagcgattcgactggtgcgCTCCCATTCCCCCGGTGGGGAAAGAGGTCATGAGCCAGTGTCGCGACGCGGAGCTCTCcacttgttgaacggcggcgatTTCCACCAGTGCCTGGTGGTTCTAGTGGATCGCCTACTCCTAGGGGTTGATAGGCTCGGGAAGGCTGTGCAGAAGCGTCGCTGCAGCGATGATGTTTTGGCCAGCctaagcgaactgtgggggatcgtttcctccatctaggatgttgcgctggacctgacaGGCATGACCCTGGGCACCGCTTGTCGGGTTACGTGAACGTGGCATAGTGTGCTACGTTAAGCATGCTGGTGTAGGTGGCGGCTGGCTCTGCcacctttgtcgtaactcctcacCATGCTCCTATGCACACGCGAGGGCCTCCGCACAAGGGTTCGGAGGTGTGTGAGTCCgtagagactccgctaccaccggcaGCTGTCTCGAAGCATTCGCCATAGCGCACTACcgggatagagggtggctaggtgccatgatgtccccgatgctagagccgtcgctttcaacctcatcatccacgatgtcgtggaaagaggcaggagcgtagcccgccatccccatgaattcaaaAGTTAGAGGGGGCGGCgtcagcatcttttggagcccctACGCAAACATGTCCATgggggacgtgaggccataggggaaccagtcgcatGGCGGTTACAgtggggacaacagggtccctccagAGAGTCGGCAGAAGatattaaatagtgagtaaagaacagtATGTaagttactcacagtggggtttgagcccatcATGGGCTCAGAGCGAAGCACAGGTGTCTCGTTGTTGAGGTCATTAGGTGGCCTAGAGCCGACAGAGGGCGTTCCTCCTCCGACGAGCGccaggacaagtgcctcctcacggaggcaAAGCACGCTGAGCTTGTCGACGACGAAGTAcaggcttctaaagaggaaggtctagaatggctcgaagatgggaggaacccacatcccaataggtgggagcgtggaaaactctagcgagccaaagcgaattgtatcgcttgagcccatcatgccgaagatggtggaaaggtgggccatccgatgaccaaaagcgtgaacgtacaacgtcttccccacggacggcgccaactgtcagagcgaaaagtgaccaacaagtaaatatttatagtttcgtcatgtgttgtgatcggatgtggcctagcactcaatgacatagggtttatactagttcaggcaacgtgtcctatgTCTAGTTTCAGTCGGCCGTttactttattcctaagcccaggtgctcgaagtttgttgtggggttaaaAACGAGTGGGAATAGAAAGGGAGGTGTTAAAGGTCCGGTCAGGTCCtaaaccgaagggccaagagtgacgggagctccaatgtgcgctaagtatttggaacatatgctctgtctgtgtagctttagagttctagagttgTGGAGCTGTttgagtgctcagaatgtctaagcTAAGTAGAGAGAAAGTCGGAATGACCGtcccctgttgggagagagcgcatccccttttataggtgaaggggatggccttacaagtgagagagagagagtgtgtgtgtgtgtgtgcacgtATGCTACTCAGTTTTGTTGCCCATGCTGCAAGGTACAAGATGGTcgttggcgcccacaatactgtttatgtcagacgcatgtggcagACTTTACTGTATTCGCCTGGTATGGcagatgacggcgcccacaatactataaggcaaatgtcagcgcccacaacactgtttgggttttgacatgcctagaaggtacTGTTCTGCAGTGTACcgagtacggtcctcggtattgcggttgacttgagcgccttgccatATCTGCTTtgcctgattcttgggtcctcaccgagcgagcgtcctcggtcggtcgttcctagttggctctgaccacatcggttggagaagagctgtaagtagaggttCAGTGTATTCCCAGTCAGAAAAGTGGGTCGGAGTCAAAAGCGAGCgtcatcccctccttggccaggccttccagtcgtagactggatcgctctttcgGCCTATCGTTAGGTAACTACGCCGGCCTAGAAGTCACGTGTTGTTGTAATgtcgtctgctgggctgagcttttgctaggaagcgggCCCATCGAGGGCCCTGGGTTCATGAACCCGacactacacaagcaagaaggtaactagcaagctacacaaagctaactaattacaagagcaactacacaagcacaatatatgaaaagtaagtacaagcttgtgtaatggggatgcaaaccaacaggaagacaaggatgacacggagATTTTTATCtcaaggttcacttggttgccaccaagctaatccccgttgtatcgaccgttcacttggtggttaggcggctaattggcaccacacaaagcccacatgttgggcgccgcaagaacctacccacaagtgagggtagctcaatgacacactctacAAGAGtagctcttcgtggctcccacaggGCAAGCACAATactcctcacaatcacttcttcagagcaccgcacaatcttccttgcatgcttctacggagaccaccaccaagccatctaggaggtggcaacctccaagagtaacaatcaccaccggcttgtaactctatcacctagtgccacttgatgcaatctcacaatgcaacgcactagaatcactcactcgcaatggattcacacttctcgcaagcacaagtgagttagaggcttctcaaaccaagcacacacaagggcaacacatccCCAAGGTGTTCAACCTCAGCCAAgctcgagctccacctctatttatagcccccaagccaaatagagccattggagcaAAGTGGCTGGTTTCTGCGAGGCCACCAGGCACAGCGGTGCCACTCCAACGGTCGAATTCCAATGACTATTTCAACTACCTGTTGTAGACCTAGCACCGGACAGGTAGGGGTGGTGCCACCGCCATAGGGTGCTTGTGCTCGTTTTCCTCCCTCTCTAGATTAATAGGGCGGTGCACTGGACATAGGGCGGCAGTGCCCATGGTGGTGACCCCCTTAGCTCAACACCGAAAATGCTAGTCTCGGGAAAAACACAGCGGTGGCACCGGACAGCAcccggcggtgcaccgccatccCAGGGGTGGTGCACACTAGACATGGTGGTGCCACCCCCTTCTCTACTGCTCTCGGCCGAGGCTAGGtgggcactgccctaggggtggcggtgccccaccAGAACACCTCCCCCTCGGCCTCCTCAGCTGGTCACCGCCATAGGAGTGGTGGTGCACCGGACAGGGCATGGCGGTGCCCTTGGGGCAGCACCCTGAGCCCAGcaacgcctccttttcttcacctttcgacttcacctttgcaaatgtgccaacaccaccaagtgtacaacatcatgtgtaagtgtgttagtattttcaccatcatttttcaaaggattagtcactcaaatcACCactccacttgatcctagcaatgatgtaaagttagatcactcgagtggcactagatgaccgatatgtaaataagtttgcccctcttgatagtacggccatctatcctaaacctggtcatcaacttctctacacacctatgaccggtgaaataaaatgccctataggttatacctttgccttgtgcattccattctatctcttCTAATGTTgatacaacacatgcaccaaccatatcataaatgatatgatccacttcatatcatcacgtgaccttgttggttcatcgatcttgacctcacttgcttttcaccattgccttcatccatcggcgctaagtcttgctcaagcttcaccaccacacggtccatcgctccaaagactccaacttgcccttcatggttgcaaccggtccatcaagccaagtcttgtcttgatcttctccaccttagtcacatgactcaatgtcatgtctcatatgcaatgatgagctccttcatcacatgtgtgagccttgcaacatatccaagccatttcacttcacctccatggcataggttgctcacacatgatgtacttatggactaatcacctgtgtatctcactcaaacacatattagtccacctaaagttgtcactcaattaccaaaaccaaacaaggacctttcaccatgtcCTCAAGGTCCATAGaccagtctacttcatcagtgaggtcctctCCGACTCCAAAGCCTGCTACTCGCAAGACTAGAAGCTGCTATATGCTGTGCTCAACACCAAGAGCAAGCTCTGTCACTACTTTGATAGCCACGCCATCATTATGGTGTCCCCCAGGGCCTTGGGTGATGTCATCAACAACTGTGAGTCCTCCGGGTGCATTGCCAAGTGGGGATTGGAGCTCATGGATCTCAACATCTCTGTCGGGCATATGGCCTGGGGTACCTTCACCGCCCGTATGCCTGATCCATGCCTATCTACCCGGTCGAAGATGACGTGGGATGAGGCCCATGAAAGCCAAGCGAATCCACTAGCTTGGACATTAAGTCATTCCGAGTATATTTGGGGCTGTCATATCTAGGCGATAGGATAGAATCATTATGTTGCgcatgttggtatttcttaacatctACAGAATTAATCCGCAAGCGtatggaattaccattgtagctttcacccggaagtattcagggtatcatatttttcaCAGAGAACGAAGgcatttcttctagctaattcgtccaaggacaacacaaggatagctgataagggtagagatggattcctatggctttagggtctatggatagataaactctacttttacttgcttacttcgggcaccggcttATACTTGGTTTGCCAAGCACCTCCAGCCTATGGCTCTATGCCGAACCCAAACACGGGAGATtataagggacggacagggctatcaccatctgccgcctacccctcaaccgaccGAAACGATGCAAACCAAGGAAAACCTGTTACAACTTAGAGCAACTTCTATATGCTTGCAGTTCACTGCAATGTAATTTTGATTTGCCTCCTCAGGAAATCGGAAATAGAACCTGATATAATATGAAATCCCTAGAATTGGATGGGAACAACTTTGCATTAATTAACCTGCTGCAGTTCTGCCTTGATCCTGCGTACCAGATTACCATTGTAGACATTTTGTGGCATAGCTGGATAGGTGGTACTTATGTTCACACTAGAAGGCTAATAGGTGGTACTTCGATTCTGGTGGTGCACGTTTCCATGAGCACATAATATTTGCTAATATTTGTAGATAGCCTTTTTCTGTCTTCTCAATGTATTTGTACTATGGGTTTTAGAACTGCAGGTGTTTCCATTAAACTCTAAATAATAAAACCTTGCAGTTGGGAGCCAACATTGTGTAGGGCAAATCAAAGGTCCAGAAATTAATAGTTGATTTATATTATGTACTGTAAGACTACAGCAGTTTCAGAACTGAAATGGAAAAGAACAGATGTCCTAACTTTTGCATTTATGGCCGTGTTCGGCTGGTCAAGAACTTGTCTGAAACCTGCTGGAGCTGAACGGACGGCATAGTTCCTCATTCCAGCCAACAGTTGCACGTTCAGCCGACTGAATCAGCAAGGAAGTGATTCAAAAAAATGGCCCCACAATAGCATTAAATGCATTtcgatttgaaattcaaacagCACTACCTGAAGGCTGATTGTGCTACATAACAATTAAACAGCCATGTACATAGGCAGATTCAGATACATggtcaaacaaaaaaaattccTAAACATTGATCAAGCTGCTGCTGGCCATAATTTCACACAAATCCATGACATACATGAGCACAAGTGACTAGTCTAGCTTATAAGCCACAAAGGAATGCTAAGCCTGGTCGTTCCAACGCTGACCGAGCTTTCCCTTGATCCATCGATGCAGCAAGGAACGAAACCACCAGCTTTGCTCTGGAATAACATGAAGCGAAGGAAATGAGGAACACAAGTACAAATCAGTACACCGCTTGCATCTAGAGTTCAAGGTTCCAATTCTAAGGGTCTTGAAATGGTTAAAGCTAACTCAAACCAACATATTGCTACTCTGCAGTACTTCACAAATAAACAAAACAGTCCAGTCAGTGTAGTGATCCTGCTGGGAAATTACTACACACCATGGTCACAACAAGTTCATGTTGTTACTGCTAGACCGGTACTCTCATGCAAAAAAACACAAGGTCACCAGGTAGTTCATCATCTCAGCCTTATCACAAATAGCAAAGCAGGCAGGGTGCAGCTGAATCATAGTGCAAGCTTATAGGCGGTCAGTTATCTATTATGCTATTATGAGTGAGTAACCACAAAAAAGAACTAACAATTTCCTACAGCCCACACTTTCAGATTATTTCCCAAGGGCCAAGAGTACAACACCCTGAAATGAACCCTTCTAAACTGATTTGCCTCAATCATCTCCATGTATCCCTATCATAACTAACAAGACAAGAAACAAACCATTTCAACTCTCTTTGATAATGCAACAGCAGTGTGAAGAATATGTGCATGTGACACTCAACCTACAAAATATAGCCTTGTACATGTACTGACCCATCTTATGTGTCGGCACCAGTCACAACATGTTCATGTTGTTACTGCTAAAAGAAACTGCAGTTAATTCTAAGTGTGTCAATGTGCATCACCTTGTGTATCCACTTGTCATATTacaagaaacactaaggaagcatAGATATTGGAAGAAGATTTTATTAGTAATACCTCAAACAAATTTATAGTACTGGACCTGCTGCACCTTGTACgcaactacttcacctgcatgtgAACATAGCTTCATTAGACCCAAACTAGGCAGCCTGGATGACAAATGCATGACTTAACAGATAACATTCCACAAACTAAAATTGTTTCACTTACCTTGTCATCCCAATGAGTCCAAGTCCATAGGTTATCCACTCGCGGACATGTTCCATGTCATTAGGATCTCCCAACGCCATAGCTGCCACTTGCGTCAAAGGGCCAAGGTCTGTCGGCTGCCTGAACCGCCGTACTTGGTGCTGACCCTCCAGCTCATGCACGTAGTTGTGCAGTCCACAAAGAGCAAGGATTATCTGGGATTGCTTGATCCCCTGATAGTGGGGTACGGCTTTCAACATCTGCCACTTCGCTTTGGCTGCCCCAAATGTTCTTTCTATGACATTACACAGCTTCGAATGGTGGCGGTTGAACAACTCCTGCACATCTGCAGGCCCTCTTGTCTCAAACTCCTTCACCCAATACCTCTTATTTGGATACGACGTTAGATACCCGGGTCGAAGTGCGTAATCGGAGTCCACCAAGTAATACCGGCCTGCATAATTTCATAGGATAGAATCTGTTACCATCCAATTAGCTCAAGCATGACGCAACCAAACAGACTAAGCTCCAACTTACCTGACGGTGGATGTGGGAAAGACGCATCGGCTTCTGCCTTTCTTTTCACCCGCATATCATGAGCGGAACCCTCTGTCCTCGCCTCGACATACGTGAACCTCATGTCAAAGTCACAGACCGCAACCACATTTTGGGTTGGCTTTCCTTTCCTATTAATGTGGTTATCACGGACTCCTTTATCAACTATGACTTCTATGTGTGTGCCATCCATAGCGCCTATGCAGCCATCAAAAAACGGTTTGTACTCCACCAAAGCAGCCGGCACTTCTGAATAACTAGTGTCCTTAGGCCTAATCACGTCATCAGCAAACCTAGCCATGGCTGCCAGCACATGAGCAAATGTCTTGCTACATGTCCCCAACCCCCTCCCAAATCTCTCTTGCATTTGTCTCTGGCATTGATTTGTACCACATGCCCATAAGAACATGGCTAAAGCTTCTATTGATTCAAGCTCCCTACTGCCTGTTAGCCCATAGCTATCAGTTAGTATGCTATGCAACCTAACCAAACTTTCAGGCCTCATTCGACAGTTGTCAAAGCAACGGCCAGCATCTGACAACAACTTGTCTACCCACTGCCTTCCAGTAAGCTCAGGCACTTGGATAACATGGTTACCATGTGGTGGTACATGCAGCATGTGCGCAACTGCTAGACCAGCAGCCATAGCTGCGTTCACCATCTCGTTGAAGCTGTTTTCACTTGAGTTCTGACTTTCCTCGTCGCTGTTGTCCATGTTCCAATTGgctacaagttgaaaacacctAGAGTCAAATAACAGAATGAAATATGTGCACAAATAACATCTAATATTACAATGACACTGGTTCATGCACTTCATCAGCTAGCTCTGCAAGGTCAAACCTGGCCGTGTGCTGTGTGCTGTGTGCAGGGTGAGTGTACTAAGCACCATTATGGTATACATATACGATGGCGAAAGTATGAAGGGCATGCATGCATCGATCCAATGaagtgatgatgatgccatggaaatGGCTATAATGCTATTCTAGAGCTCCATCATCTGATAGTAGTGGTAAAGTTTGCTTGGCATTTTTTAATTGTCGGATGCTGTTTTAGAGAAACATTAGCTAAGATATGCTAACTGAATAGTGAATAGTACTCTGTTTGGATTCTTTTATATCAGGTTCATGGTCACCAAGAAATTGTTGAAGGACACATCCATGTATGACATAGGTTTTCAAAATTGTTGCGATTTCCTCCTAGAAATTGTGTGCTGGTATTGTTCTAGGCTGCTACCAGTACACAGCAGTATCAGGGATTTCACACGGCAACTTGTTCATGGTCAAGTTCAGTTTGCTGGCACCTTTTACATTCTTAGATTCTTCAAAGAATGAGGTATGAATTCCTATGCAGCAGCAATAATGCAAAACTATGCAGTTTAGAGTACTATCAAATTCAGGTATTTGACCAGAAAACTGGTTTGCTAACAGAACAGGCTTGAGGTTGTTTAATTCGATAATCTCCCCTGGGACTGACCTGTTCAATTCACTGACAGATCAAGAATGTCAATGTTTTTTTTATAATCTCTTAAAGGCTTGTTGTAATTGTCCCTTCAAAGTCATTGTTGGATGGAACTATGGAGGTGGCAATTCTATCTGTGTTAGATTTGCAACAGATGGAGAATGAGGCCTGACAACCTATTGTCATTCGAAGCTAATTACACCAAGTTCAGTTGGCGTCCAATATGGAAAAACTCTGGACATGAACGTGTGCCAACAGTACATACAAATTAGTGCGGAGgaatacctgaggaagccattatGACCCAGAACCTTGGACGATTTGCACTGAACCAACCAGGGGACGGCGGGAAGCTTGCGGCCACTGAGAGTTAATCCCCGTTCCCTCTTCTGATGCTCTCTCAGCTGCAAATCACGCGCCACGAAAAAAACTGGACCCACGAACCTGCATATGTGAAATTGAACAAAGGCACTTCAAGGTTATTTCACAGAAACTGAAATACTAACCAGTCATAACCTACTGAACTCTAAGGATACACACCTTCAACCTCGCCAATCAGTGAGTTTCTCTACAAGCAGTCCCTGACATTCCTGCAACACAAGTAAACGGTTATGATTTATGTAAATGCAGAACAAGTA from Miscanthus floridulus cultivar M001 chromosome 11, ASM1932011v1, whole genome shotgun sequence includes these protein-coding regions:
- the LOC136494481 gene encoding uncharacterized protein isoform X1, whose translation is MASSANWNMDNSDEESQNSSENSFNEMVNAAMAAGLAVAHMLHVPPHGNHVIQVPELTGRQWVDKLLSDAGRCFDNCRMRPESLVRLHSILTDSYGLTGSRELESIEALAMFLWACGTNQCQRQMQERFGRGLGTCSKTFAHVLAAMARFADDVIRPKDTSYSEVPAALVEYKPFFDGCIGAMDGTHIEVIVDKGVRDNHINRKGKPTQNVVAVCDFDMRFTYVEARTEGSAHDMRVKRKAEADASFPHPPSGRYYLVDSDYALRPGYLTSYPNKRYWVKEFETRGPADVQELFNRHHSKLCNVIERTFGAAKAKWQMLKAVPHYQGIKQSQIILALCGLHNYVHELEGQHQVRRFRQPTDLGPLTQVAAMALGDPNDMEHVREWITYGLGLIGMTR